One Cololabis saira isolate AMF1-May2022 chromosome 12, fColSai1.1, whole genome shotgun sequence DNA window includes the following coding sequences:
- the LOC133457472 gene encoding keratin, type I cytoskeletal 18-like — protein MEPLFRRQSSQNFSSYTGIPGRSMQGGNYAYSVAGGAGGSGVRISTASYNRGLGSGGAGFYNYQPGNYASTAMTIGNEKVAMQHLNDRLATYLEKVKMLEKANHTLEINIREAIEKRGPLEGSDYSKHFENIASLRAQIASRINDNAKLAINLDNARLAADDFKLKMEYETSMRMAVEADVARLRKLLDDTNVFRMHLESEIETLKEELITLKKNHKQELSELRAHITQVGVHVDVDAAKGLDLSKIMEDMRAKYEKIILKNKEELEAWSETQITEVKVKMTETSTALKTAMTEVTETRRRYQGLEFELQAALSMIASLEASLHDIDGRYNMEVEKYNVIIMRLQEELTQIRSNIQQNTTEYETLLNIKVKLEAEIAEYRRLLEGEEIIVEDPATKKVQTKVVTITQTLVDGKLVSESKDVQASEKVQPM, from the exons ATGGAGCCCCTTTTCAGACGCCAGAGCAGCCAGAACTTCTCCTCCTACACCGGGATCCCGGGCCGAAGTATGCAGGGCGGGAACTACGCCTACAGCGTCGCCGGCGGCGCCGGCGGCAGCGGCGTCCGGATCTCCACCGCCTCCTACAACCGCGGCTTAGGCAGCGGGGGCGCTGGCTTCTACAACTACCAGCCCGGCAACTACGCCTCCACCGCCATGACCATCGGGAATGAGAAGGTTGCCATGCAGCATCTGAACGACCGCCTGGCCACTTACCTGGAGAAGGTGAAGATGCTGGAGAAGGCCAACCATACGCTGGAGATCAACATCAGGGAGGCCATCGAGAAGAGGGGCCCGCTGGAGGGGAGCGACTACAGCAAGCACTTCGAAAACATCGCAAGTCTGAGGGCCCAG ATCGCCAGCAGGATCAACGACAACGCCAAGCTGGCGATTAACCTCGATAATGCACGACTGGCGGCCGACGACTTCAAACTCAA GATGGAGTACGAGACATCGATGCGGATGGCCGTGGAGGCCGACGTGGCCCGGCTGAGGAAGCTCCTGGACGACACCAACGTCTTCCGAATGCACCTCGAGTCTGAGATCGAGACCTTGAAGGAGGAGCTGATCACCCTGAAGAAGAACCACAAGCAG GAACTCTCCGAGTTGCGCGCCCACATCACGCAGGTCGGCGTGCACGTGGACGTGGACGCCGCCAAAGGGCTGGACCTGTCCAAGATCATGGAGGACATGAGGGCCAAGTACGAGAAGATCATTCTGAAGAACAAGGAGGAGCTCGAGGCGTGGAGCGAAACTCAG ATCACAGAGGTTAAAGTGAAGATGACAGAAACCTCTACAGCCCTGAAGACGGCCATGACCGAGGTGACCGAGACCAGGAGGAGGTATCAGGGATTGGAGTTTGAACTTCAGGCCGCGCTCAGTATG ATTGCGTCCCTGGAGGCGTCGCTGCACGACATCGACGGGCGCTACAACATGGAGGTGGAGAAGTACAACGTGATCATCATGAGGCTACAGGAGGAACTGACTCAGATCCGCAGCAACATCCAGCAGAACACGACCGAGTACGAAACCCTGCTGAACATCAAGGTGAAGCTGGAGGCCGAGATCGCTGAGTACCGGAGGCTGCTGGAAGGCGAGGAGATAAT